CGGCCCCGCGACGATCGTCGACGACGACCCGATCACGTTAGGCGACTGGACGCCGAAGAACTTCGACGGGAAGTTCATGGGCCCGATGCCGATGCGGCGCGGGCTGTACCTGTCGCGCAACCTCGTCGCCGTGCGCGTGGGCGCGGACTTCGGCCCGCAGGCCGTGATCGGCGAGGCGCGCCGCTTCGGCATCACGACGCCGATCCCCGCCTACCCCTCGATCTACCTCGGCTCCGCGTCGGTCTACCCGCTCGAGATGGTCGCCGCGTACACGACGTTCGCGTCGCTCGGCACCCGCTCCGCCCCCTTCGCAATCACGCGCGTCGAGGGCCGCCGCGGCGAGGTGCTCTGGGAGCCGAGTCCGAAGCGCGACCCGGTGATGAGCGCCGAGGAGGCGTACCTGATGGTGAGCATGATGAAGGACGTGAACCAGCACGGCACCGCGTACAACGCCGTCTGGGGGGCGGGCTTCCAGGTACCCTCGGCGGGCAAGACGGGGACGACCAACGACGGCGCCGACGCGTGGTACATCGGCTACACGCGCGACCTCGTCGCCGGCGTGTGGGTCGGGATGGACCGGCCGCAGAAGATCAAGGCCAACGCGCAGGGCGGCGAGCTCGCCGCGCCCGCGTGGACCGCCTTCATGACCGAGGTCTACCGCCGGCGCCCGACGCCGGGCGACTGGGAGCAGCCCGCCGGCGTCGTCGAGCGGCAGCTCGTCGCCGGCACCGACAAGCTGTGGACGGCCGACTGCGTCGGCGCGCCGGTGACGACCGAGCTGTTCGTCGCCGGCGCCGAGCCGACCGATAGCTGCGTCCCGGGCGAGACCTACGGCGCCGATTCGTTAGGCGCGCGCCCCGACACGGCCGGCGCGGACGAGCTCGGCACCGGCGCGCCGCGCCCGGCCCGCCGCCCCACGGTGCCGTTCGACAGCGCCCCGGTCAGCACGCTCGACTCGCTCGGGGCGCCGCGACCGACCCCGCGGCCGCGCCGCCGCCGGGCCGTCCCCGACAGCTTCGGCATGCCGATGCCCGCCCCGTCGCCGGCGCGCCCCACCGTCCCGGTCCCATGAGCGACGACGTCACGAGCGACGACGCGATGACCTCCGCCCCCGCGTGGCGGCCGCGCGACTGCCACGCGCACACCACCTTCTCCGACGGCGCGCTCACCCCAGCCGGCCTCGTCGGCGTCGCGGGGGAGCGCGGCGTGCGGCCGAGCATCGCCGACCACTGCTCGCGCGACGTCACCCTCGCCGTGAAGGACGCCGACGCGTTCCGCCGCTACGTGACCGCGCTCGAGGCCGTACGCGCCGTCCACCCCGAGCTCGCCGTCAGCGGCGAGTTCTGCTGGCACGACGGGCTCTGGCGCGAACTGCCCGCCGCGCTCTGGGCCAGGCTCGACCACGCCGTCGGCTCCCTCCACGCGATCCACCTCGCCGACGGCACGCGCGTGCACATGTTCTCGCGCCAACTCCCGGCCGGGCTCGACCTCGACGTCTACATGGAGGCGCACGTGGCCGAGCTCGAGCGCTTCGCGCGCGGGATGCCCGTCGACGTCCTCGCCCACCCCACGCTCCTCCCGCTCCCCGTCCGCGGCCACCCGCCCGAGGAGCTGTGGACGGAGGCGCGCGAGGAGCGCGCGGTCGCCGCCCTCGCCGCGGCCGGCATCGCGTTCGAGGTCAGCAACCGCTACCGCCCGCACGAGCGCTTCGTCCGCCGCGCCGTCGAGGGCGGCGCGCGGCTCGCGCTCGGCTCGGACGGGCACGCGGTGCAGCAGGTGGCCGACGTCGTCTGGCCGCTCGCGACGGCGCGCGCGTGCGGGGCGCGCGACGAGGACCTGTACGACCCGTCGGTGCACGGGCGGCGCGGGGTCGAGGCGCGGTAGATCGCGTTAGGCGATCGTCAGGCGCCGGCCCCGCGCCGCCCCGCACGCGCCCCATGCGTGTCTACACCGCCCGCTGGCTCCTCCCCGTCGCGTCCCCGCGCGTCCGGGACGGCGCCGTCGCGGTCGACCACGCGGGCCGCATCGCGTACGTCGGCCCCGCCGCGGGCGCCCCGCCCGGCACCCCGCATCCGTTGGGCGACGCCGTCCTCCTCCCCGGCCTCGTCGCCGTCCACGCCGCCCCCGACCAGCCCGCCGCCCCGGGCGTGACGACCGTCGCGACCCCGGTCGCGAGCCCGGGCGCCCTCGCCGCCCTGCTCGCGTCCGGCGTGCGGGCGGTCGCGTACTCGACGGTCGTCGGCCCGACCCCCGCCGACCGCGCCCCCGCGCTCGCCGCGCTCCACGAATCCGTCGCCCGCACCCGCGCCGCCATCGCCGCCGCGGGCGCGACCACCCGCGTCCAGTCTGGCGTCGCCCTCGCGCCCGTCCACGCCGTCCACGAAGACCTGCTCCTCGACGCCAGCGCCTGGGCCGTCGGCGAGCGCCTCCCGCTCGCCATCCCCGCCGGCGCGAGCGCGTCCGAGCTCGCCTTCATCCGCGACGCCGCCGGCCCGCACGCCGATGCCCTCCGCACCGCCGGCGTCGACGTCGTCCGCCGCGCCCACTCCACCGTCCACCTGCTCGCTGAACTCGGCGTCGCCCCGGTCGCCCGCCCGCTCCTCGTCGGCGGCGCCCTCTTCGACGAGAGCGACGTCGCCCTCGCCGCCTACTACGACTGTCCGGTCGCCTACGCGCCGTTAGGCACCACCCCCGGCCCTCTCCCCGCGCTCCTCGACGCCGGCGCCCCCGTCGCCATCGCCGCCTCGACCGATCTGCTCCTGACCGCCGCCCGCCTCGCCCGCACCCCCGCCGAAGCGCTCCACCTCGTCACGCTCGGCGCCGCCCGCGCCCTCGGGCTCGACGCCGCGGTCGGCTCGCTCGAGGTCGGCAAGTCGGCCGACCTGTGCGCATTCCCGCTCGACCACGCCGTCGCCGAGACCTCGGGCCCCGAACGCGCCGTCCTCACGTCCGCAACACGCGCCACCCTCCTCACCACCGTCCGAGGCGATCGACTCCCCTGACGCGCCGTCCCCGACGCACTCGCTTGGGGCGGCGGGCGGACGCGGGACCGGAGCGAGCGTCGACGTCGCGGCCCTCTCGCCACCTAACCCCCGCGACACCCCGCGGGCCGTGCGTTGCTCAGCGAGCGGAGCGCCCCGCGTCCGCCCGCCACCGGCACGCCATCGCATGCCGACACGCCGCGGAACCCTCCCACCCCGTCTAGCTTTCGAAGAGCAGCAGCACCCACGCCCCCACACCGCGAGACCCCAGTGTCCGACCGCACCAACGGCCGCACCACCGTCATCTGGCGCGACGGCCAGCTCATCCCGTGGGACGAGGCGACGCTCCACGTCATGAGCCACGTCGTCCACTACGGCTCGAGCGTGTTCGAAGGCGTCCGCTGCTACGAAACGCCCGCAGGCCCCGCGGTCTTTCGCCTGCGCGAGCACATGCGCCGCCTGCTCGACTCGTGCAAGATCTACCGCATGCCGATGCGCTGGTCGCTCGACGACCTCGTGCAGGCCACGCTCGATACGGTTGCCGCGAATGAGCTCCGCGCCTGCTACCTGCGCCCGGTCGTCGTCCGCGCCGGCGAACAGATGGGCGTGCTCGGCATCGACGTGCCGGTCGAGACGTTCGTCATCGCCTGGCACTGGGGCGCCTATCTGGGCCACACCGCCCTGACCGACGGCGTCGACGTCTGCGTGTCGAGCTGGCGCCGCCCTGCCCCCGGCACCCTCCCCGCGCTCGCCAAGGCCGCCGGCAACTACCTCAACTCGCAGCTCTCCAAGATGGAGGCGCGCGCCGACGGCTACGCGGAGGGCATCGTCCTCGACAACTTCGGCTACGTGAGCGAGGGGAGCGGCGAGAACCTCTTCGTCATCCGCGACGGCGTGCTCTGGACCTCGGGGCTCGATTCGGCCATCCTCGAAGGCGTGACGCGCGATTCGGTGGTCACGATCGCGCGCGACATGGGCCTCGAAGTCCGCACGGGCCGCCTGCCGCGCGAGCTGCTGCTCCTCGCCGACGAGATGTTCTTCACCGGCACCGCCGCCGAACTGACACCCATCCGCTCCGTCGACCGCCAGCCCGTTGGGGAGGGGAAGCCCGGCCCGATCACGCGGGCCGTCCAGGACCGCTACATGGGAATCGTGACCGGCCGCTACCCGGACGCGCACGGGTGGCTCACCCCCGTCCCCGTGCGCGAGACGGCCGACGTGTGAGCCGGCCTGTGAGACGGCCTGTGACCGCCGGGCTTGGCGCGCGGTGTATGTTGTAGAAGAGCCGGCCGGCGCGACCGCGCCGCCGGGCCGCCGCCCCCGCGGCCGGGGCGACGACAAGTCGCGCGCCGCGCGGCGCCACGGGCGCCGGAGGTCATCGTGAGGGTCACGCCGACCGCACGGAGGCTGGGCACCATACGGAGGCGGAGCCACGCCGGGGCCCTTCATGGGAGGACGGCATGAAGGGCCCTGCCTGCTTAGCGCTCAACGCGTCCTACGAGCCCCTCACCGTCACGCCGATGCGCCGCGCCGTGCGCCTCGTGCTCGAGGGGAAGGCCGAGATCGTCGAGCAGGACGGCGCGGACGTGCGCGCCGGGCTCCTCTCGATGCCGCGCCCCGCGGTGATCCGCCTCAAAAAGTTCGTTCACGTGCCGCGCAAGTTCCGCCGGCAGGTGACCAACGTCTTCCTCTTCTCGCGCGACCGGCGCACCTGCCAGTACTGCGGCCGCCCCGAGGCCGAATTGCGCCCGCGCGAGTTCCTCACCCGCGACCACGTGACCCCGCTCTCCCGCGGCGGCGCCAACACGTGGGAGAACTGCGTCACCGCCTGCAGCACGTGCAACACCCGCAAGGGTAGCCGCACGACGGTCGAGGCGCACATGCCCCTCCTCTCCACCCCCACCGAGCCGCACCTCGTCTACCTCGTGTGGGCCGTCAGGCGACTGACGCCGCTACAACGGCAGTACATCGTCCAGTTCTTCGGCGACGAGGTCGCGGCGCTGCTCGAGTAGGTTCGCGGGCGGCGCCGGTCTCGTTGCGGGACCGGCGAGGACGTTAGACGGGCCGGTGCGGCCGTACCATTCACGGCCGAAACGTCTCCGACCGCACCTCGAAGTGCCGCGTCTCCCCGCCCAACACCCGTTCGGCGAGCACCTTCAGCCCGTTGCCTAACGCCGTCCCCGGACTCCGCCGTCCGCGCACGGCCGGCCGCAGCTCGCCGCGGAGCCAGCGCTCCACCTCGTCGAGGTCCGACAGCGACAGCGTCTCCACGTCGATCACCACGTTGTAGTACGCCCGCTTGCCCCGCGGCGGCGTGAGCGGCGCCCGGAACGGCCGCTCCGCCGCGGCCGACGCCCCGTCCAGATCGTCGAAGCGGCCCAGGAAGGCGACCTGGTCGCCGACGATCCGCGCGACCTCGTACACCTTCATCAGCGGGTCGAGGCGGACCACCACGTCCCACTCGCGCGTCGCCTCGAGGTCGTTGAAGAACCGGCCAACGGTCCACAGCTCCGTCTTGTAGTGGACGCGCACCGGGAAGCCGTGCCCGAGCAGGTCGCGCAGCTCGCGGTCGTCGAGCACGCGGACGACGCGCACGAGCGGCCCTTCGACCGCGAGCGACGTCTGCTCCGGCAGCCGGATCTCCGCGCCGGCGCGCTGCGCGAGCGCCCGCCCGGGCGCCGCCGCGACGAGCGCGGCGAGCGCGATCGTGCGGATCAGCCGTCGGCGTCCGCCGGCCGGCTGTACGGGCGCCGGCCGTACGCCCGCCGGCCGTACGCGGGCCACCCGCGGGTCGGTCGGGGCCACGTCGTCTAGAATCGCCGGCGGAGTCGCAGGACGAGCGCGAGCGGCCGGTTCGGCGCCGACACACTCTTCGCCACGTACACGCCGAACGCGCCCACGTCGCGGCTGCCGTGCGGGTGCCCGAAGTCGAGGCCCGCGCCCAGATCGGCGAGCACCGTCCCGAGCCCGGGAAGCGTGCCCGCCGGGTACTCGAGCAGGCCGTGGCGCGGCCCCACGAGCCAGCCGCGTCCCGCGTCGGCGAACAGCACCCACGTGAACTCGGTGCGCAGCCCCCGCCGCACGCGCTCGCCGCCCTCGTCGCCCGTGAACAGCCCGACGCGCACGTCCGTGCGGTACTCGACCTGGCCGAGCGCCATGCGCTCGCACTGCGCCGGATCGCCCGGCGGCTGCAGCCCGTGCACCGAGCACTGCGCGACGTCGAAGCGGTCGGGCCCGGCCGCCTCGCGGAAGCCGAAGCCCGGGATCGCGCCCGGCCCGCTGACCGAGAAGCGGCGCTCGACCGGCAGCGGGTCGCCGTGCAGCCAGCCGCCCGCGACGAACCGCAGGTTGAGCTGCGCGTCCGGCGTGAGCCGGTTGTAGCGGCGCACGTCGAGGAACCCCCGGCCGTAGGCGCGGTGGCCCGGCGTCTCGTCCCGCGCGCCGGGAGGCAGGGGCGCGTCCGGCTGGAGCGCGAGGCCCGGCGTCAGGAGGTCCGCCGAGAGCGGGGCGAAGCGCGCGATCGTCCCCGTTCCGTATTCGTAATTCGCGTCGACGTACCACCCCGCCCACGGCCGGTCGACGTCGTTGCGCGTGTCGATGCGGACGCCGGCCGTGAGCAGGTGCATCCGCCCCTCGTCGGCGGCCGGGTTGGGGCGCCACGTCTCGCTGCCGCGCAGGATGGTCGCGGGGTTCAGCTCCGGCCGCGACGCCCACCGTTCATCCGCGTAGCCTAACGTCAGCACGGCGTCCGGCCCGAGGTCCGCGCCCGCGGTGAGCGCGGCGCCGTGGCGGCCGTACCAGTCGCGGAAGTCGCGCCGGAGCAGGAACGCGGCGAGGCCCGTCTCCATCGGCGCGAGCTGCCAGTCCTCCACCGGGCTCACGACGTCGTACAGCCGGCCGCCGAGCTGCACGTGCCGCCGCCGTCCCGCGCGCAGCACCGCGCGCGCGTCGTGCCCGCGGTGCTCGGCGTCCCAGCGGAACTCGCCCGCGGTGCGGTAGACGCCTAACAGATCGACGGCGAGCCGCGTGTCGCGCGCGACCTGCGCCTCGAGCGTCGGGCCGACGAGCACCGGCAGCCCCTCGGCGCGGTTGTACGCCCCGCCGGAGGCGAGCGTGAACCCGGCGTACGTGCGCGCGCTCGGCGCGCCGCCGAAGCGGAAGCGCGCGCCGCCGCCGCTGTCGGGCTCGAGCGCGTTGCGGTCGAGGGCGAGCGTGTCACCGCGCACGGCGACCGGCGCCGCCCGCCGCTCGATGCGCAGCTCCCCGCCGAACCGCGCCTCGCGCCGGCCGTCGACGAGCCCGCCGACGACGAGCACGTCGCCGTCGACGCGCGCGCCCGGGCGGAAGGTGACGTCGCCGTTGACGACCGTGAGCCGCCCCGCGACGCGCCCGGCCACCGTCACCGGCCCGCCGACGACCGCGACGTCCCCCGTGATCTCGCTCCCCGCGGGCACGGCGAAGCGACCGCGCACGCGGAGGGTGCCGGGCGCGTTGTAGCGCGCGACCGCGTCGGTCACCCCGTCCGACACGGTGTCGGGCGTCGCCTCGGCGCGCGCCGGCGCCCGACGCGGGGGCGGCGTGGTGTCCTGCGCGCCCGCGGGCCGCACGTGCCCGAGCGCGGCGAGCGCGGCCGCGAGCGCGCAGCCGAGCGCGACGCCGAGCCGGCGCATCCGGCGGTAGAGGTTGGGCCGGTCGGTGCGGAGCCGGCGCGCCGCGTCCGCGACGTTCCCGCCGGCCGCCGAGAGCGCGCGGACGATGAGCGTGCGCTCGTACGCGTCGAGCGCGTCGGCGAGCGGCACGTCGAGGCCGGCCGTGTCGGGAAGCGGGCCGAGTTCGCGCGCGGCGACGTCCGGCGCGCGGTCCTCGGCGTCGGCGGCGAGCACGCGGCGCGCGTCGCCCGCGCCGACCTCGCCGCCGGGGTGCAGGATCGCGAGGCGCTCGACGACGTTCGCCAGCTCGCGCACGTTCCCGGGCCAGCGGTGACGCTCCATCACCGCGAGCGCGTCGTCGCTCCACGCCGGCGCCGGCCGCCCGGTGCGCGCGCGGTAGAGGGCGGAGAAGTGCCGCACGAGCAGCGGCACGTCGCCCGGCCGCTCGCGCAGCGGCGGCAGGTGAATGGGGATCACATTGAGTCGAAAGAACAGGTCGTCGCGGAACGCGCCCTCCGCGACCGCGCGCGCGAGGTCCTTGTTCGTCGCCGACACGATGCGCACGTCGACGCGGATCGGCCGCGCGCCGCCGACGCGCTCGATCTCGCCCGCCTCGAGCGCGCGGAGCAGCTTCGCCTGCGCCTCCGCGCCGAGGTCGCCGACCTCGTCGAGGAAGAGCGTGCCCGTGTGGGCGAGCTCGAAGCGGCCGACGCGGCGGTCCGTCGCGCCCGTGAACGCGCCGCGCTCGTGGCCGAACATCTCGCTCTCGACGAGGTCGCGCGGGATCGCCGCGCAGTTGACGCGCACGAACGGCCGCTCGCGCCGCGCGCTCGCCGCGTGGAGCCCGGCCGCGACGAGCTCCTTGCCCGTGCCGCTCTCGCCGGTGACCAACACGCGCGCGTCCGTCGGCCCGACGCGCGCGACGAGCGCGCGCACCTCGCCCATCGCCGGGCTCTCGCCGACCATCGCCCCGCCGAGCCCGATCTCCTCGCGCAGCGCGCGCGCCTCCCGCCGCGCGCGGCGCAGTTCGAGCGCGCTCGCGAGCGCGAGCAGCACCCCCTCGGGGGTGAGGGGCTTCTCGAGGAAGGTGAACGCGCCGAGCTTCGTCGCGCGCACCGCATCGCCTAACGCGGCGCGGCCGCTCATCATCACCACCGGCAGGTCGGGGAGCTGCTCGCGCAGCCGCTCGAGCATCCCGAGCCCGTCGACCGCGCCCGGCATCATCAGGTCGACGAGCGCGAGGTCGGGTTCCGCGGCGCGCGCGCTCGCCAGCCCCGCCGCGCCGTCGGGCGCGTCGCGCACCTCGTAGCCCTCGGCCGCGAGGAGCGCGCCCACCATGCGCCGGATGTTCGGCTCGTCGTCGACGATCAGGACGCTCGGCACCGCCTAGTACGGGCGCGCGGGCGGCGCAGTGGCGGCACCCGGCGCGGGGGCGAATAGGCGTTCCGTGTACCGCTGCGCCTCCCCCACGCGCTCGACCTCGACCGCGACCACGTCGACCGCCTGCTCGAGCTGCGCGACGCGTGCACGCAGTGCGGCGATCTCCTCCCCGGCCGGCGGCGCGCCGCGCCGCCCGGTGCGGATCACCCACACGATGCCCCCGGCCATCGCGAGCACGCTCGTCGTGATGACCGCCATCACGCCCGCGAACTGGATGACCTCATCCATTGGCGCCTCGCGCGGACGCGGCGACGGCGGGCACCGTCGGCGCGGGACCCGACAGCCGGTCGGTGAGGAGCTGTGCGGAGTATCGCTGTGCCTCCGAGATGCGCTCGACCTCGATCGCGACCGCCTCGACGGCCTGCTCGATGCGCGCGAGGCGCGCGACCGTGTCGGGCGGCAGGGTCGCCGTCGTCGCCCCCGCGACCGTGCGCCGCGCGGTGAACATACGGGTAATGAAGAAGACCATCGCCGCGAGACACGGGAACATGATGCCGAGAATCGGGATCAGCTCCCGCGGCACGGGATCGTTGTGCGACTCGACGGGCGTGGGCTGCAGCGCCGTCTGCACCATCTCCTGAATTTGATCGCCGTCGAGCCCCGCCTTCGGGTCGATCGTGATCGTCTTGCCGTTCGGGCCGGTCACGACGATCCGGCCGCTCCCGTCCTTGATCACGCTCGTGTTGCCGCCCGGGGCGCCCGGCGGCGCGGGGGGCATCGGGACCTGCGCCATCTCGCGTTGCGCCTGCGCCATCTGACGCTGCGCGTCGGCCATCGCCCGTTGCGCGACCTGCTGGGCGTCGCGCGCGGTCGCCTGCCCGTCGCGCACGCTCTGCGCGATGTCGGCCCGGTCCTGGGCGCTCAGCAAGGATTGTCCGGCAGTGGTCGCGGCTGGCTGCTGAATGATCATGTGCGGTTCTCTGGGTGATCGCCGTCCGGTACCCCGCGGAACGGCAGAATGAAACGGACCTCCGTCCCGCGCCCTACGGCACTGACCGCGTCAACGTGTCCGCCGTGCGCGAGCACCGTCTGCCGCGCGATCGCGAGGCCGAGCCCCGTGCCGTGCGCCTTGTGCGTCACGTAGGGGTCCCAGATCCCGGCGAGCTGCTCCGGCGCGATCCCGACCCCGGTGTCGCGGACCGCCAACTCGACCGTGCCGTCGACCCGCCCCACGCGCACGTCGACCCGCCCCCCGGGCGGCGTCGCGTCGACGGCGTTGAGCAGCAC
This is a stretch of genomic DNA from Gemmatimonadetes bacterium T265. It encodes these proteins:
- a CDS encoding branched chain amino acid aminotransferase codes for the protein MSDRTNGRTTVIWRDGQLIPWDEATLHVMSHVVHYGSSVFEGVRCYETPAGPAVFRLREHMRRLLDSCKIYRMPMRWSLDDLVQATLDTVAANELRACYLRPVVVRAGEQMGVLGIDVPVETFVIAWHWGAYLGHTALTDGVDVCVSSWRRPAPGTLPALAKAAGNYLNSQLSKMEARADGYAEGIVLDNFGYVSEGSGENLFVIRDGVLWTSGLDSAILEGVTRDSVVTIARDMGLEVRTGRLPRELLLLADEMFFTGTAAELTPIRSVDRQPVGEGKPGPITRAVQDRYMGIVTGRYPDAHGWLTPVPVRETADV
- a CDS encoding HNH endonuclease, which produces MKGPACLALNASYEPLTVTPMRRAVRLVLEGKAEIVEQDGADVRAGLLSMPRPAVIRLKKFVHVPRKFRRQVTNVFLFSRDRRTCQYCGRPEAELRPREFLTRDHVTPLSRGGANTWENCVTACSTCNTRKGSRTTVEAHMPLLSTPTEPHLVYLVWAVRRLTPLQRQYIVQFFGDEVAALLE